In Pelmatolapia mariae isolate MD_Pm_ZW linkage group LG13, Pm_UMD_F_2, whole genome shotgun sequence, a genomic segment contains:
- the LOC134640338 gene encoding peroxisomal membrane protein PEX13-like: protein MGAPSVVATGLTATAMVAAMVVATAWEDTDTHLTLKTSPPADTNWASEEDDHVVARGEYDLTAASQEELSMRAGEMLNLAPKELQPRVRGWLLASVDGETTCSSQPTTLRSSAREETAGPQI, encoded by the exons ATGGGAGCTCCATCTGTGGTGGCTACAGGCCTTACAGCTACAGCTATGGTGGCGGCTATGGTGGTGGCTACAGCCTGGgaggatacagacacacacctcaCCTTGAAGACGTCCCCCCCAGCAG ACACTAACTGGGCGAGCGAGGAGGACGACCACGTGGTGGCCAGAGGAGAATATGACTTGACAGCTGCTTCTCAGGAGGAGCTTTCTATGCGAGCTGGAGAGATGCTCAACCTCGCTCCTAAAG AGCTACAGCCCCGTGTGCGTGGCTGGCTCCTGGCCAGTGTGGACGGTGAGACCACATGCTCGTCCCAGCCAACTACGTTAAGATCCTCAGCAAGAGAAGAGACCGCCGGGCCACAGATATGA